From a single Cryptococcus deuterogattii R265 chromosome 5, complete sequence genomic region:
- a CDS encoding ubiquitin-conjugating enzyme E2 O, producing MPLPLSLPDLPDSYTPQYFGNDIVVGLESEGQYKAKVLRCWSDEDGSMIPPPPPGQEAHPLDRPLKRGEVGISHLSTGRLAIVPESTLRLFQREFLKGDIVKRSLTSQESALVVNIKTEVKLQHALTGEELDQWVKYEDVSNALKIDARDRVVYGNWVGTVEEVFENGFVETKHGRYYRIAEMGGLLEVGRNVEDVLPKNIFDKMAAMPKSLPSFAEPQIDRILKIDPVVVYVIWNAINQKLPPSEQEKFKEPEPFWYGEDLKKLSLFDTTHSQPPSIGSTVNFISEDARKKYGVKPSHHADGTVLVSTMRIVESRSVLVLRWQTGKETEEPSTDFVPYHNVDDYETWPGEHVMWRGDNGERRHAVVQKFDPYQRVAELLFMDDHTKELVPVMELDPGGRSGTNAYGVSIGQMVLLCEDNGSVPPEVPSFGQHETPVKNMWARHEFAKLAEEYVSSDSRFGWYPPEGDKEGVDWWGEVVQLHLNGEVTVKLANGDLKTVKIKNLAILNDPGSDMIDELGPEMDEGEAMDEDEYDEFDEWQDGMRGAHGGFVFDGGQLRGLQAMVSRLKETQQPEESESSWETMSEDNVHDVDTEGEVMEVDEMEEEEEERAVAEAEAEAASRQEQSEAASVEQKSFLPVNILTSQPLQEAEFIAGPSTAVTSTSRAPLPKESLDEGDEQWERFEMLEQAPRDHRFYNELSSGAAAKSYHSRIQKEHRALQSSLPENILVRTYEDRLDLMRVLIIGPEDTPYTDAPFVFDVYLNPTKFPNEPPVVHFHSHTNGHGRCNPNLYEEGKVCLSILGTWSGDESESWNPSKSSLLQVFVSISGLVLVRCPYHCEPAFAKLEGTREGKINSRLYSEKAYVLSRTFVRTALERPITGLESEIRYFYLTKGRLRFVIDHAQRLIEKGEVGQNIEQEEENAEMWNADAMGRLTMGAIITLKRTIGSLQKIWLTQTSS from the exons atgcccctccccctctctcttccggACCTCCCGGACAGTTATACTCCCCAG TACTTTGGGAACGATATAGTTGTTGGACTCGAATCTGAGGGTCAATACAAAGCTAAAGTCCTT AGGTGCTGGTCAGACGAAGATGGCAGCATGATacctcctccgccaccaGGCCAAGAAGCCCACCCTCTCGATCGCCCATTAAAGCGAGGTGAGGTAGGAATCAG TCATTTATCTACCGGTCGGCTTGCCATTGTCCCCGAGTCTACTCTCAGACTTTTCCAGCGAGAGTTTCTCAAAGGCGATATTGTCAAACGATCTTTGACTTCTCAAGAGTCCGCTTTAGTGGTGAATATCAAGACTGAAGTCAAGTTACAACATGCTCTAACCGGAGAAGAACTTGACCAATGGGTCAAGTATGAAGATGTGTCGAATGCGTTGAAAATTGATGCGAGAGATAGAGTAGTCTATGGCAACTGGGTTGGAACAGTTGAAGAG GTTTTTGAAAATGGCTTTGTAGAGACAAAGCATGGTCGATATTACCGTATTGCGGAAATGGGAGGTCTTTTagaagttggaagaaatgTTGAA GACGTCCTCCCAAAAAATATTTTCGATAAAATGGCTGCTATGCCCAAATCACTCCCATCTTTTGCCGAACCTCAGATTGATCGTATCCTAAAGATTGATCCAGTGGTCGTCTATGTCATTTGGAATGCTATAAACCAAAAG CTGCCTCCCTCGGAGCAAGAAAAGTTCAAAGAACCCGAGCCCTTCTGGTATGGTGAAGATCTCAAGAagctttctctttttgatACCACGCATTCCCAACCGCCAAGTATAGGATCAACTGTTAACTTCATCAGCGAAGATGCCAGGAAAA AATACGGTGTGAAACCCTCACACCACGCGGACGGCACGGTGCTAGTGAGCACAATGCGAATTGTAGAAAGTCGTTCGGTTTTAGTCCTTAGATGGCAAACGGGAAAGGAGACGGAGGAGCCTTCTACTGATTTTGTTCCTTATCACAACGTGGACGA CTACGAGACTTGGCCAGGCGAACATGTCATGTGGAGAGGCGATAATGGCGAGCGACGGCACGCTGTTGTTCAAAAATTTGACCCTTATCAGCGAGTGGCTGAACTGCTCTTCATGGATGACCACACGAAGGAACTTGTCCCTGTCATGGAGCTTGACCCCGGAGGCCGCTCTGGCACAAATGCCTATGGCGTGAGCATCGGTCAAATGGTCCTTCTTTGTGAGGACAACGGCTCAGTACCTCCGGAAGTTCCTTCATTCGGTCAGCACGAAACCCCAGTGAAGAACATGTGGGCAAGGCACGAATTTGCCAAGCTCGCCGAGGAATACGTGAGCAGCGATTCAAGGTTTGGCTGGTACCCTCCCGAGGGGGACAAGGAGGGTGTCGATTGGTGGGGCGAAGTCGTGCAACTGCATCTGAACGGAGAAGTCACGGTCAAGCTCGCGAATGGCGATCTGAAGACGGTGAAGATAAAGAATTTGGCGATCTTGAATGATCCAGGGAGTGACATGATCGATGAGCTGGGGCcggagatggatgaaggggaggctatggatgaggatgaataTGACGAGTTTGATGAGTGGCAGGATGGAATGAGGGGAGCGCATGGGGGCTTCGTGTTCGATGGAGGACAGCTACGTGGTTTGCAGGCTATGGTGTCACGGTTGAAGGAGACTCAGCAGCCAGAGGAAAGCGAGAGCAGTTGGGAAACAATGAGTGAAGACAATGTCCACGATGTTGACACTGAAGGTGAAGTgatggaagtggatgagatggaggaggaagaggaggagcgcGCGGTcgcagaggcagaggcagaggcggCTAGCAGGCAAGAGCAATCTGAAGCCGCCAGTGTGGAACAAAAATCATTTCTCCCTGTCAATATTTTAACATCTCAGCCCCTTCAAGAAGCTGAGTTTATTGCTGGGCCTTCTACCGCTGTCACCAGCACTTCCCGGGCCCCCTTGCCGAAAGAAAGCTTGGACGAAGGTGATGAACAATGGGAACGATTTGAAATGCTTGAGCAAGCCCCGAGAGATCATCGTTTCTACAACGAGCTAAGCTCTGGTGCGGCCGCAAAGAGTTACCACTCTAGGATACAAAAGGAACATCGGGCTTTACAGTCCTCCTTGCCAG AGAACATTCTTGTTAGGACGTATGAAGATAGATTGGATCTCATGAGGGTCTTAATCATTGGACCTGAGGATACACC TTATACGGATGCGCCCTTTGTCTTTGATGTCTATCTCAACCCTACAAAATTCCCCAACGAGCCGCCTGTCGTTCATTTCCACTCACATACGAACGGTCATGGAAGATGCAACC CAAATCTGTacgaagaagggaaagtgTGTTTATCGATTTTGGGTACTTGGTCAGGGGATGAATCAGAGTCCTGGAA CCCGTCAAAGTCTTCGCTCCTCCAGGTCTTTGTCTCCATTTCCGGTTTAGTGCTCGTGAGATGCCCTTATCATTGTGAACCTGCATTCGCCAAGCTTGAAGGTACGAGAGAAGGCAAGATCAATTC CCGATTGTATTCTGAAAAAGCCTACGTTCTTTCCCGAACATTTGTCCGTACAGCTCTTGAACGTCCTATCACTGGACTTGAATCGGAGATCCGTTACTTTTACCTCACTAAAGGCCGACTGCGTTTTGTCATAGATCATGCTCAGAGATTGATAGAGAAAGGCGAGGTCGGACAGAATATTgaacaggaggaggagaatgcCGAGATGTGGAATGCGGATGCCATGGGACGATTGACAATGGGGGCGATAATTACATTAAAG AGGACAATCGGGTCGCTGCAGAAGATATGGCTTACACAGACGTCGTCATGA
- a CDS encoding GTPase activating protein, which produces MEQYKDDYVDVKRPEDDSYSFRSRQYSLDVPHSSQPQKPPSPIKPPLTHNSSSTSTNAATSSQYDHYSAESTSALSAQSIQSTQSAQSSAQTANERRMSVGLGAPGGLAAMTGAGQRTEEPVPLGFDEGILRALCEMDGALPLLADRIKQSITSCKQVATFFRSRAEIEEKYARSLVELTRTTGDTYSRADCKAGTFVTAYNSSLKVQDQISQNRLRFAQRLYEMSEELQTLAREGEKARKTHKETGVRYQLIIQDAESVVEKSKSRLDSIIDDLDRILAAKEGEALKDVRSGGAYNTIGGPAYGGAPSSHTNLNSGSGKSKLGKAMKTGGLLFKGKGAASLQKQEDDSRAKMDQANETFTKAVGESKQLRNEYFNYQLPKILRILKEAADELDLGTQYHLTRYAFLYETMTVSDGMVLNPLGSPEEGLGLKAVFENIDNRSDFKSYMQNYAIAKGTPRGPRREGPYDQGYQKALPPHVQQSNDALAASATSQHVSPQPQPSPQPPQSFNYTASPQSSTQAQLHASPQPPSQNFHYPNASVASTGTANTNNTLPSIPQQSSVGVGVTDQSSLTSFSNEGWVPPGIPASTGATFGVDLGEQLLRDGTVVPKIVEKCTQAIEMYGLESVGVYRLSGTTSRVQALKAALDKDVDAVDILSDEWSADINVVCGALKLWFRELPEPLMTYGLYNAFIEAARYDNDRLRHIRLHEQVNELPDPNYATLKFFMGHLDRIRKKESINQMSVSNLSIVFGPTLLGAPPEEGGLNLEHMSFQCKAIETILDKYHEIFVEEEEDGEQQS; this is translated from the exons ATGGAACAGTACAAAGACGATTACGTGGACGTAAAGCGTCCGGAAGATGACTCGTACAGCTTTCGCTCAAGGCAATATT CCCTAGATGTACCTCATTCCTCCCAGCCACAGAAGCCTCCATCCCCAATCAAGCCACCGCTGACTCACAACTCCTCTTCTACCTCTACAAACGCTGCCACCAGCTCCCAATACGACCATTACAGCGCAGAATCGACGTCAGCATTGTCAGCTCAATCAATACAGTCAACTCAGTCGGCTCAATCGAGTGCCCAAACTGCaaacgaaagaagaatgtcTGTGGGACTCGGTGCTCCAGGTGGACTTGCAGCAATGACGGGTGCGGGACAAAGGACCGAAGAACCTGTACCTTTAGGGTTTGATGAAGGCATCCTTAGAGCATTATGTGAGATGGAC GGTGCCCTACCTCTTCTTGCAGACAGAATAAAACAATCCATCACATCTTGCAAG CAAGTTGCTACTTTCTTTCGATCCCGAGCTGAAATTGAAGAAAAATATGCTCGCTCATTAGTCGAACTTACGAGGACTACTGGTGATACCTACTCTCGGGCGGATTGCAAGGCTGG GACCTTTGTTACAGCTTACAATAGCTCTCTGAAAGTTCAGGATCAAATCTCCCAGAACAGGCTTCGATTTGCCCAACGGTTATATGAGATGAGTGAAGAGCTTCAAACTCTTGCACGAGAAGGCGAAAAGGCTCGTAAAACA CACAAAGAAACCGGAGTTCGCTATCAGCTCATTATACAAGATGCCGAATCCGTTGTCGAGAAATCAAAATCTCGGTTAGACTCCATTATCGATGACCTGGATCGTATACTCGCGGCAAAGGAGGGTGAAGCCTTGAAGGACGTTCGCAGTGGAGGGGCGTACAACACTATTGGTGGACCTGCCTATGGTGGTGCACCTTCGTCCCATACAAACCTAAACAGTGGCAGTGGGAAGAGCAAGTTGGGTaaggcgatgaagacgGGAGGATTACTGTTCAAGGGGAAAGGAGCAGCCTCATTGCAGAAACAGGAGGATGATAGTAGGGCAAAGATGGATCAGGCGAATGAGACTTTCACAAAAGCCGTTGGAGAGAGTAAGCAATTACGGAATGAGTACTTCAACTACCAGCTCCCAAAGATTTTACGT ATACTGAAAGAGGCTGCTGATGAGTTGGACTTGGGGACACAATATCACCTCACAAGATATGCGTTCTTGTACGAGACCATGACCGTGAGCGATGGAATGGTGCTCAACCCGTTGGGATCTCCGGAGGAAG GACTTGGCCTTAAGGCAGTCTTTGAGAACATCGACAACAGGTCAGACTTCAAGTCCTACATGCAGAATTATGCTATCGCCAAAGGCACGCCTCGCGGACCTCGTCGAGAAGGACCTTATGACCAAGGCTAT CAAAAGGCACTGCCACCTCACGTCCAACAGAGCAACGACGCCCTCGCCGCGTCCGCTACCTCTCAGCATGTCTCTCCTCAACCACAACCGTCGCCTCAGCCCCCTCAATCATTCAATTACACGGCCTCCCCCCAATCCTCTACACAAGCGCAACTTCACgcttctcctcaaccacCTTCACAAAACTTCCATTATCCCAACGCATCCGTTGCATCCACAGGTACTGCAAACACCAATAATACGCTTCCTTCAATTCCTCAACAATCCAGTGTAGGTGTTGGTGTGACTGATCAGTCTAGCCTCACAAGCTTCTCCAATGAGGGCTGGGTCCCGCCAGGTATTCCCGCATCCACCGGTGCTACCTTTGGAGTTGACCTTGGCGAACAGCTGTTGAGAGACGGCACGGTTGTTCCAAAGATTGTTGAAAAGTGTACGCAGGCGATTGAAATGTATGGACTTGAGTCGGTTGGCGTGTATAGGTTGTCAGGAACAACTAGTAGGGTGCAGGCTTTGAAAGCTGCCCTTGACAAAG ACGTGGACGCCGTGGATATCCTGTCCGACGAATGGTCCGCTGATATCAACGTGGTCTGCGGTGCTTTAAAACTGTGGTTCCGAGAATTGCCAGAACCACTGATGACCTATGGTTTATACAATGCTTTTATAGAGGCTGCTC GGTACGATAACGATAGATTAAGACACATTCGGCTTCACGAGCAGGTCAATGAGTTGCCTGATCCTAATTACGCTACTCTCAAATTCTTCATGGGACATCTCGACCG AATACGAAAAAAAGAATCTATCAATCAGATGTCTGTCTCCAACTTGAGTATTGTGTTTGGTCCAACATTACTCGGAGCACCgccagaagaaggaggtttgAATCTGGAGCATATGAGTTTCCAGTGCAAA GCTATCGAGACGATCCTGGACAAATACCATGAGATCTTtgtcgaggaggaagaagatggggagcAGCAAAGTTGA
- a CDS encoding protein FAM32A: protein MSDYAFVPGGSLKFKGGGDKKKKKKSHSSSDRAKVDSEIKQKDKEVRDKSREREVSAQAGSASPAPERREDGPKMTEAERRFLETQKRRREERAKHTAKKTHKERVQEFNAKLDTLSEHHDMPRIGPG, encoded by the exons ATGAGCGACTACGCCTTTGTCCCAGGCGGGTCCCTCAAGTTCAAGGGTGGCGGCGACAA gaagaagaagaagaaatcgcactcttcttctgaccgCGCCAAAGTCGACAGCGAAATCAAgcagaaggacaaggaggtAAGGGACAAGTCCcgagagagggaagtgagCGCACAGGCTGGGTCCGCGTCTCCTGCTCctgaaaggagagaagatggaccGAAGATGACGGAAGCGGAGAGGAGATTCTTGGAGACtcagaagagaaga CgagaggagagggcgaAGCATACCGCGAAGAAGACCCATAAAGAGAGAGTGCAAGAGTTCAATGCCAAGCTGGATACTCTCAG TGAGCATCACGACATGCCTCGT ATCGGGCCCGGGTAA
- a CDS encoding cytochrome P450 (genome sequence mistake), giving the protein MELFKTLHLETSQFFSNCIQPSPVACIALYTFTGVTILLFTIYLWLWPFQYATLHFRNLPGPPSDSWFWGVVPTLIKSPPSVPHSMWTDEYGPTIRYRVALGAQRFLTIDPTALNYILSHIDLFPKPSRVRKALSDLLGNGLLTAEGYTHKKQRKALNPSFSPAAIRGMVPVFYDKAYELKAKLLGIISDDETEQASPTPCIKEDEVEGGKKIDVMKYLGKTTLDVIGIVGFSYDFKALSEPHNELSEAYSKMFQASMDANFWDFLRGAIPLVNKLPNKRATEIAARKAVTPYRQKNRRGQEARGHVCPFRGLGKARRHW; this is encoded by the exons ATGGAACTATTCAAAACGCTACATCTCGAGACGTCGCAGTTCTTCTCAAACTGTATTCAACCGTCACCGGTAGCCTGCATTGCCCTCTACACTTTTACTGGCGTTACGATCCTCCTCTTTACCATTTACTTGTGGCTGTGGCCTTTCCAATATGCCACGTTGCATTTCCGTAATCTCCCTG GTCCACCTTCGGATAGCTGGTTCTGGGGTGTCGTTCCCACTCTCATCAAGTCTCCCCCTAGCGTTCCGCATAGCATGTGGACAGACGAATACGGGCCCACCATCCGGTACCGTGTTGCTCTCGGCGCCCAACGTTTCCTCACCATTGATCCTACCGCTCTGAACTATATTCTCTCACATATTGACCTCTTTCCGAAACCTTCTCGAGTCCGGAAAGCACTTTCTGATCTTCTCGGCAATGGACTGCTTACCGCCGAAGGTTACACGCATAAAAAACAGCGTAAAGCACTAAACCCATCCTTCAGTCCCGCCGCCATCAGAGGTATGGTCCCCGTCTTCTACGACAAGGCGTATGAGCTCAAAGCAAAGTTATTGGGTATCATtagtgatgatgagaccGAGCAGGCCAGTCCTACCCCTTGTATaaaggaagacgaggtggaaggaggaaaaaagattGACGTGATGAAGTATCTCGGAAAGACTACATTGGATGTGATTGGTATCGTGGGGTTCAGCTACGACTTCAAGGCTCTGTCCGAACCCCACAACGAGCTGTCAGAAGCATATTCCAAGATGTTTCAGGCCAGTATGGATGCCAACTTTTGGGATTTTCTGAGGGGAGCTATTCCACTTGTTAACAAACTT CCCAACAAGCGAGCGACTGAGATAGCTGCCAGGAAAGCAGTTACTCCGTATCGGCAAA AAAATCGTCGAGGACAAGAAGCGCGAGGTCATGTCTGCCCATTCCGAGGGCTTGGAAAAGCGAGAAGACATTGGTAA
- a CDS encoding translation initiation factor 4E — protein sequence MGNETPTDLISGPSSRSVSHRPLSANSHRSFGDENEKKGLMLPPPIPVKTNKGQEDKSVPPRMTRLPSLKQLSERLQSTSSNPSSQQPNPLDNSPASSSSNPLRISTNSVALQSSSTASHTSPIMTPTSTGRLKLPASAMMRSLSAGSNGSAPSGLSPIISSPVIASSLGSVQGQGHSPTSAPLTPAQQLAKFVPGGLGDFHPASGPESSTSMSRSASHEVRVEHFREIPSLDEIRRKVKINKREDQHKSDLPNERIEEKKESKSFVESTGKTMSVASAESEKKEHPLQHSWTLYYDSKTYKPDPSLIAPKQGDKILADYEMTLLIVGKFDTVEGFARHFNNVRLPSQLTPSSNYHLFKNGIRPMWEDPANAHGGKWVILFRSSPGTLDIAWANLTMALVGEILDPENQVCGIVGSARPKVDRLQVWTRSKDDVESLNQLGKKIVEIMALEGRDADSMSMEYQYNTNDSRPPPNRFIHISYSSRAPPTPSRSMSSAFQGPPGSFGGMGQARTLSSSGVNLTHPLPLPPHSPAVTKGDHGSANDAAGMKRGSTNGNPFAGPLDLVRQENYGSKEGMTGV from the exons ATGGGAAACGAAACACCCACAGACCTCATCTCGGGACCTTCCTCAAGGTCTGTCTCTCATCGACCGCTTTCCGCAAACTCCCATCGTAGTTTTGGAGAcgagaatgagaagaaggggctTATGTTGCCTCCTCCAATACCCGTCAAGACCAATAAGGGACAGGAAGACAAATCAGTACC ACCACGAATGACccgtcttccttctcttaAACAATTATCTGAGCGCCTTCAGAGCACATCATCAAATCCTTCGTCTCAACAACCTAATCCACTCGACAATTCACCAGCTTCGTCAAGTTCCAATCCTCTTCGCATCTCCACAAACTCAGTTGCTCTCCAAAGCTCATCTACCGCTTCCCATACATCACCCATCATGACACCCACTTCAACAGGGAGATTGAAGCTGCCTGCAAGCGCTATGATGAGGTCACTTTCCGCTGGATCCAATGGTTCTGCCCCCAGCGGCTTGTCACCTATCATCAGTTCGCCTGTAATTGCATCTAGCCTTGGGTCTGTCCAGGGCCAGGGTCATTCTCCTACTTCTGCCCCTCTGACCCCTGCTCAACAATTGGCTAAATTTGTACCAGGCGGCTTGGGCGACTTTCATCCAGCATCTGGTCCGGAATCTAGTACCAGTATGTCACGTTCGGCCAGTCACGAGGTGCGTGTGGAGCACTTTCGAGAAATCCCATCTTTGGATGAAATCAGAAGGAAAGTTAAAATTAATAAGAGAGAGGATCAGCACAAGTCGGATTTGCCCAACGAGAGAatagaggagaaaaaggagagcaaGAGCTTTGTGGAGAGTACTGGTAAAACAATGTCTGTTGCCTCAGCCGaaagcgagaagaaggaacatCCCTTGCAACACTCTTG GACATTATACTATGACTCCAAAACATACAAGCCTGATCCGTCCTTAATTGCTCCCAAACAAGGGGATAAGATTCTCGCCGACTACGAGATGACACTCTTAATCGTCGGCAAGTTTGATACT GTCGAAGGCTTCGCGCGACATTTTAACAACGTCCGTCTCCCAAGTCAACTCACCCCTTCATCCAACTACCACCTCTTCAAGAACGGTATCCGACCTATGTGGGAAGATCCAGCCAACGCCCACGGTGGTAAATGGGTTATCCTTTTCCGCTCATCACCTGGAACGCTCGATATTGCCTGGGCAAACTTGACGATGGCGCTCGTCGGTGAGATTCTTGATCCGGAAAATCAAGTGTGTGGAATCGTGGGCAGTGCGAGACCCAAGGTCGATAGACTCCAAGTATGGACAAGGAGtaaagatgatgtggagaGTCTAAATCAGttagggaagaagattgtggAGATTATGGCTTTAGAAGGCAGAGATGCCGATAGCATGTCTATGGAGTACCAA TACAACACAAATGACTCCCGGCCGCCACCCAACAGAttcatccacatctcttATTCCAGTCGTGCACCACCTACGCCTTCGCGATCCATGTCATCCGCTTTCCAAGGTCCACCAGGATCATTCGGCGGCATGGGCCAGGCCCGGACACTCTCATCGTCGGGCGTCAATCTCACTCATCCCTTACCGCTCCCACCGCACTCACCTGCTGTTACTAAAGGGGATCATGGGTCGGCAAATGATGCAGcagggatgaagaggggatCGACTAACGGGAACCCTTTCGCGGGACCGTTGGATTTAGTGAGACAAGAGAATTATGGTTCGAAGGAAGGTATGACCGGTGTGTAG
- a CDS encoding mitochondrial import inner membrane translocase subunit TIM8, with protein MSAPTTIPALDEASKKELESFLEQEQAKAKLQASIHELTNTCWNTCITGSISSKFSKSEAQCLENCVDRFLDSSLYIVRQIEAQKQQI; from the exons ATGTCAGCCCCTACTACCATCCCTGCCCTTGACGAGGCTTCCAAG AAGGAACTCGAATCTTTCCTTGAACAAGA GCAAGCTAAGGCTAAGCTCCAAGCTTCCATCCACGAGCTCACCAACACCT GTTGGAACAC CTGTATTACCGGTAGTATCAGTTCCAAATTCTCAAA ATCCGAAGCTCAATGCCTCGAGAACTGTGTTGACCGATTCCTCGACTCATCACTCTACATTGTCCGACAGATCGAAGCTCAAAAACAGCAAATTTAA
- a CDS encoding cytochrome c oxidase subunit 6b translates to MADDKTFVLQTTGFDARFPNQNQTKHCWQNFVDYHKCVNAKGEEFAPCQQFKKAFRSLCPNEWVGKWDEQIEAGTFPASLKP, encoded by the exons ATGGCCGACGACAA GACTTTCGTG CTCCAGACTACTGGCTTTGA CGCCCGATTCCCTAACCAGAACCAGACCAAGCACTG CTGG CAAAACTTTGTTGACTACCACAAGTGTGTCAACGCCAAGGGTGAGGAGTTTGCTCCCTGCCAGCAGTTCAAGAAGGCTTTCCGATCCCTTTGCCCTA ACGAATGG GTCGGCAAGTGGGATGAGCAGATCGAGGCCGGCACTTTCCCCGCTTCTCTCAAGCCTTAG
- a CDS encoding thioredoxin reductase produces MSILNGEPHGNSVSVREPKRTGEVSKKMHSKVVIIGSGPGGHTAAIYLARANLEPVLYEGMLANGFAPGGQLTTTTDVENFPGFPEGVTGTEMMDKFRAQSERFGTKIITETVARVDLSVRPFKYWTEGEEEEHEFMTADTIIMATGASAKRLFLPGEDTYWQSGISACAVCDGAVPIFRQKPLAVIGGGDSAAEEATYLTKYGSHVYVLVRRDELRASKIMAKRLTSHPKVTVLWNTVATEAKGDGEVLTSLTIKDTKTGKIRDLPVNGLFYAIGHEPATALVKSQLELDEDGYIKTIPGTSQTSVHGVFAAGDVQDKKYRQAITSAGSGCIAALEAERLISEEEADDENLMTENVHVPAEHYLGTDRE; encoded by the exons ATGTCTATCTTGAACGGCGAGCCCCACGGCAACTCAGTCAGCGTCAGGGAACCCAAGAGGACCGGCGAGgtcagcaagaagatgcaCTCCAAGGTTGTTATCATCGGCTCCGGTCCCGGTGGTCACACCGCCGCCATTTACTTGGCCCGAGCTAACCTCGAGCCTGTCCTCTACGAG GGTATGCTTGCCAACGG TTTTGCTCCTGGTGGTCAACTCACCACTACCACTGACGTCGAGAACTTCCCTGGTTTCCCCGAGGGTGTTACCGGTACCGAAATGATGGATAAATTCCGAGCTCAGAG TGAGCGTTTCGGCACCAAGATCATCACCGAGACCGTTGCCCGTGTCGACCTCTCTGTCCGACCTTTCAAGTATTGGActgagggcgaggaggaggaacatGAATTCATGACTGCCGACAC TATCATCATGGCTACCGGTGCTTCCGCCAAGCGACTTTTCCTTCCCGGTGAGGACACCTACTGGCAGTCTGGTATCTCTGCTTGTGCCGTTTGCGACGGTGCTGTCCCCATCTTCAGACAAAAGCCCCTCGCCGTTATCGGTGGTGGTGACAGTGCTGCTGAGGAAGCTACTT ACCTCACCAAGTACGGTTCTCACGTCTACGTCCTCGTCAGAAGGGACGAGCTCCGAGCTTCCAAGATCATGGCCAAGCGACTCACTTCTCACCCCAAGGTTACTGTCCTCTGGAAC ACTGTTGCTACTGAGGCCAagggtgatggtgaggtCCTTACGTCACTTACCATCAAGGACACCAAGACTGGTAAGATCCGAGACCTCCCTGTCAACGGTCTCTTCTACGCTATTGGCCACGAGCCCGCCACTGCTCTCGTCAAGTCTCAACTCGAgcttgacgaagatggaTACATCAAGACTATTCCCGGCACCTCCCAGACTTCTGTCCACGGTGTCTTCGCCGCTGGTGACGTCCAGGACAAGAAGTACAGGCAGGCTATCACCTCTGCCGGTTCCGGTTGTATTGCTGCCCTTGAGGCCGAGAGACTTATCagtgaggaggaggctgaTGACGAGAACCTCATGACCGAAAATGTACACGTTCCTGCCGAGCACTACTTGGGTACTGACAGGGAATAA